One stretch of Cryptosporidium parvum Iowa II chromosome 3, whole genome shotgun sequence DNA includes these proteins:
- a CDS encoding secreted insulinase like peptidase, signal peptide, whose protein sequence is MVYSLRLIIVLLPLFFISYFQQTLNDELYSICFTNLSFEDNKVSDSNNVVSEKEEEKNDNPNFNYESLVYTSSMKPISDQSFKLLKLNNDIEVILNSAPNVDECTASILNRVGSMHDPSNLHGLGFYLMNIMLSASNSDVGSGLYDFCIDNSLSLSYQIYSTYSLFHVTTPMVLLENVLKLVSEMLKSPVFTDEVMEKALNILENKTTLDNHSYNIFSTNLVLSDPKSIFTRDRFGSRDTLKTIPQSKKIDVKQSLIKFFNEQYSSNRLMLSLKCNLPIQVMQDLVAKYFNGIINKNLPINTQYKSINNLIINPLSYSVGKIMYRIDESNQTLMLLFPLKNYLQPYMKSGPIFFINNYICANKEGTLMRFLKQKNYIKNMNCHVSNDMSGFSNIQFSFNLTNNGLFNVQNIIRAFFLSINKIKDLKLDINIYNKTNQNILKEIKSSNKYFANLNSLSILNNYFKFNSSSFKSIILGVNEFSNFDLNLHRQILMEINPQNMIIIFNLKGDKETIEDTGELTLFDQSILNKDCTKYEEFLSQNKKFRYVVLTNVLSKEFKEVIKTNNKFRFILEEQNFCLKKYISHFPESLTQELKIYDKDKDPKTRDNLEKYNIVERLAVPKKLRDLLSSDSSQRATNFPQFQDFYYFIPHIVPTHKIYLAINFFFPFENKKMASIRSTRIATILLFIKEILLSFSENISSHLANHSIDFIPKIYLPYDSIVNAFGLSLSLGSVPNAFSQFLSNLSINLNSYIDLDEKIFHDFVSYLRKVQVEKSKSPNFIEKVNQINLNHLISTETVLNELQTLKVEEVREVFQTIIRQSQISGVIYGNLTPLDAEKYLSRLFSNLIGETPKKKTLIFKSGRKSGVSMRLRYSRMITKIGSRRAKTRKIALSKRKKSLTKNNDQRTKISNTTKIINRIKTTNKTKTTNKTKIIKSEMLSKSKLYKLYSSAVSKSNSEECKNLQILDMSSIRPISKFFLYENTNDKVNVSILWIYIDKASPESFIFTQYLKLIIENRLNYLQKNNNNINTYIKNYHISSSSYLISIEGSSSKEDSNAINELLLSYLDTFISSGSSIFNLDLFNSIKESLLKKYKKEGHYLDSLVVNIFEEIINKRFDFTRFRSVVNLLDRLTFENFTSNLEKVRKSAFYILYSMSYKSQPIVPNGFTHLRDPTDIFKLHGIKTFKPAYSRVDKQLNNLP, encoded by the coding sequence atggTCTATTCGTTGCGTTTGATTATTGTTCTTCTTCCCctcttttttattagttATTTTCAACAGACATTAAATGATGAGCTTTATTCCATTTGTTTTACAAATCTAAGttttgaagataataaagtaTCCGATTCCAATAATGTTGTTTCTGAGaaggaagaagaaaagaatgaCAATCCTAATTTCAATTACGAAAGTTTGGTTTATACTTCTTCAATGAAGCCAATCAGTGATCAgtcattcaaattattaaaattaaataacgACATTGAGGTTATCTTGAATTCAGCTCCAAATGTTGACGAATGCACGGcttcaatattgaatagAGTAGGCTCTATGCATGATCCATCAAATTTACATGGTTTAGGattttatttgatgaatatCATGCTTTCTGCTTCGAACAGTGACGTTGGTTCTGGACTTTACGACTTTTGTATTGATAATTCTTTGTCACTATCTTATCAAATCTACTCAACATATTCATTATTCCACGTTACAACACCTATGGTTTTACTTGAAAATGTTTTGAAGCTTGTTTCTGAAATGTTAAAAAGTCCAGTTTTTACTGATGAAGTCATGGAAAAGGCCCTCaatatattggaaaataAAACAACTTTAGATAATCACTCTTATAATATCTTTTCAACTAACTTAGTTCTTTCTGATCCAAAGAGTATTTTTACCAGAGATAGGTTTGGAAGTAGGGATACTCTAAAGACAATTCCTCagtcaaaaaaaattgacGTTAAACAAAGCTTGATAAAGTTTTTTAATGAGCAGTATAGTTCAAACAGATTAATGTTGAGTTTGAAGTGCAACCTTCCAATACAAGTTATGCAAGATTTAGTTGCAAAATACTTTAATGGAATCATAAACAAAAATCTGCCAATAAATACACAATACAAATCAATAAACAATCTTATAATTAATCCACTTTCTTATTCTGTTGGTAAAATAATGTATAGGATTGATGAATCAAATCAAACTCTTATGCTGCTTTTCCCTTTGAAGAACTACCTACAGCCATATATGAAATCAGGTCctatatttttcattaataattatatctGCGCAAATAAAGAAGGAACTTTAATGAGAtttttaaaacaaaaaaattatattaaaaacatGAATTGTCATGTTTCGAATGATATGTCTGgcttttcaaatattcaattcaGTTTTAACCTAACTAACAATGGACTTTTTAACGTTCAAAACATTATTAGAGCATTCTTCCTATCAATAAACAAGATTAAAGATTTGAAATTggatataaatatttacaacAAAACTAACcaaaatattcttaaagaaattaaatcttcaaacaaatattttgcGAATTTGAACTCCctttcaattttaaataactactttaaatttaatagcTCATCATTTAAGTCTATTATTCTTGGGGTTAATGAATTTTCCAACTTCGACCTTAACCTACATAGACAAATCTTAATGGAAATTAATCCACAAAATATGATTATCATCTTCAACTTGAAGGGTGACAAGGAAACAATCGAAGATACTGGTGAATTAACCTTATTTGATCAaagtattttaaataaggATTGCACCAAGTATGAAGAATTCCTAAgtcaaaataaaaaatttagatATGTTGTTTTAACAAATGTTTTAtctaaagaatttaaagaagTTATAAAAACAAACAATAAATTTAGATTCATTTTGGAAGAACAAAACTTTTGTCTGAAAAAATACATTTCACATTTCCCAGAATCTTTAACTCaagaattaaagatatACGATAAAGATAAAGATCCAAAAACAAGAGACAATCTTGAGAAATACAATATTGTTGAGAGGCTTGCTGTTCCAAAGAAACTTCGTGATCTTCTATCTTCAGACTCTTCACAAAGAGCAACAAATTTTCCGcaatttcaagatttttattatttcattccGCATATAGTACCAACCCACAAGATTTATTTAGCAATAAACTTCTTTTTTCCCTTCGAAAACAAGAAAATGGCATCTATTCGATCAACCCGTATTGCTACCatattactttttattaaagagattttgctttctttttccgaaaatatttcttcacATCTTGCAAATCATAGCATTGattttattccaaaaatcTATTTACCATATGATTCAATAGTTAATGCATTTGGATTATCATTATCACTTGGAAGCGTGCCAAATGCATTTTCTcaatttttatcaaatctctcaattaatttgaattccTATATTGATTTGgatgaaaaaatatttcatgATTTTGTTTCTTATTTAAGGAAAGTCCAGGTAGAAAAGTCCAAGAGTCCTAATTTTATTGAGAAGGTAAATCAAATCAATCttaatcatttaatttcaacTGAAACAGTGTTAAATGAATTACAAACTCTAAAAGTTGAGGAAGTTAGAGAAGTTTTCCAAACAATAATTAGACAGAGCCAAATTTCTGGAGTTATTTATGGAAACCTAACTCCATTAGACGCGGAGAAGTATCTGAGTcgattattttcaaatttaattggtGAAACCccaaagaaaaaaactttaatttttaaatctgGAAGAAAGTCGGGAGTATCAATGAGATTAAGATACTCGCGTATGATAACTAAAATCGGGTCGAGACGAGCTAAAACCAGAAAGATTGCGTTGAGtaagagaaagaaaagtttgaccaaaaataatgatcaaAGAACAAAGATTTCCAATacaacaaaaattattaatagaataaaaACTAccaataaaacaaaaactaccaataaaacaaaaattattaaaagtgAAATGCTTTCTAAATCAAAACTTTATAAGCTTTACTCTTCAGCTGTTTCTAAATCAAATTCAGAGGAATGTAAGAATTTGCAGATTTTAGATATGTCATCAATTAGACCTATTTCGAAGTTTTTCTTATACGAAAACACAAATGATAAAGTAAATGTTTCAATTTTATGGATATATATTGATAAAGCCTCTCCAGAatcatttatatttactCAATACCTTAAACTTATTATAGAAAATAGACTGAATTAccttcaaaaaaataataataatataaatacttatataaaaaattatcataTATCTTCAAGCTCATATTTAATCTCAATAGAGGGCTCATCAAGCAAAGAAGACTCAAATGCAATAAACGAACTATTATTAAGTTATCTAGATACATTCATTTCTTCAGGCTCTTCAATTTTTAATCTAGACCTGTTCAATTCAATAAAAGAATCTCTTTTGAAAAAGTACAAGAAGGAAGGGCATTATTTGGATTCCTTAGTcgtaaatatatttgaagaaatcaTCAACAAAAGATTCGATTTCACTAGGTTCAGATCAGTTGTGAATCTCCTAGATCGACTAACTTTTGAGAATTTTACTTCAAACCTTGAAAAAGTACGCAAGTCAgcattttatatattatattcaatgTCTTATAAATCGCAACCAATAGTTCCAAATGGTTTTACGCACTTACGTGATCCAACCGATATTTTCAAACTTCATGGAATTAAAACATTCAAACCGGCATATTCCAGAGTTGACAAACAACTTAACAATCTCCCTTAA
- a CDS encoding peptidase'insulinase like peptidase', translating to MLKDYIIIYSLILLTLFSYFEFNSPLIVGVCISLLKSKNASFEGRYVNPNFIRIIDDEKFIKPAKSDKQFRYIKLKNELEVFLVSHNDTKVSSANIAVKVGSYMEPDSFPGLAHYLEHLLFINTEKYPELDGFNKLISLHNGYTNAYTEDTSTSYLFSIDSSSFEAALSMFSEFFKSPLFDENYVEKELMSIENEFNFRKDSLFFRFNHVTHELSDKRSLFGRFSYGNIETLKTIPESQGINLRDEVIKFYQKEYSSNRMVLALASNHTLDELTQFAYKYFSNIENKNLPVNSIKTPIQNGNLNPFNTMINQLVVIETLDDSRILKLIFPMKEYMVQHKNKVRTMYIDKLISFDRPGSLGHHLKSKKLILNMDFSIIDDNLGFTNAVIGFELTIDGEKNIGYILLSFFSVIKFASNNEFSKEIYDEWKNLIDISFKYEDPTSTSDQSEEIVTYYIKHECKPEDVLYSDYYMDEFDPNIYKEINSQLTPENLIITLERPDIEDLINMNQNNFNKSCNSISFTEFETVNYNHSKYGIEDLIYSNIVLDDIRIEKFSKAKFFTNTLSSCLLLLLSNITQNFSIEKYGQSLPTLNPYIPNDFSDNLNNVSDEKVPLRLSEVIKKYQVQYKNSSFKINNHEMGKYNNFFYYPNKSIVSPKSIIQFRFIFPLDKITDNFSEFSTDTVTFNLLFMLFLHIFGLVLTRNFFEILSATYSIEQDDVRFINDSSRTNQLILTTFGFSDHIEEITSELKSFIQNFSTYITNNDFELQKEKFLIDFKGHILNPTIYSELIEMNNKLFFNQDYSLETRLSRLETINFEEFIKFSEFYLNNYKLEGFILGNLNPLQSINIVNAISTTSSLENGNSSVISNYNLLSILSTGVNKSVKLLRLLYSSITGIFISMDHEDQDYLNVQEHLRPSPPLPMSNSIRDFQKLDPLSLKKGTKIYSYYLSKSKISVNSAIFLRVSIGYDYMKNYILTNILISIISEEFFTEIRTKKQLGYVVSAKYDIIVDHIYGINFNVVSSNKNIETLANNVLEFWDDWFYPDSNKITETLFNVAKESFIETLKEKIVNIKGLFSYFSREITTKTYDFDWKKNYIEYAEKLTYQYFLDWFKQIYDNSVLFMFAIQSPISEEKSVLDTLSNFVPQNFTKLTPSDSLFSIENIRTYNQWNVFNAI from the coding sequence ATGTTGAAAGACTATATAATCATCTATTCTTTGATTTTGTTgactttattttcatattttgaatttaactCGCCATTGATAGTCGGAGTAtgtatttcattattaaaaagtaaaaatgcTAGCTTTGAAGGTAGATATGTGAATCCCAACTTTATTCGGATCATAGATGACgagaaatttattaagCCAGCAAAATCAGATAAACAGTTTAGATATATTAAGTTGAAAAATGAACTTGAAGTCTTTTTAGTTTCTCATAATGATACAAAAGTCTCATCTGCTAATATTGCTGTCAAGGTAGGAAGTTATATGGAGCCTGATTCTTTTCCTGGCTTGGCTCATTATCTGGAACatttactatttattaatactgAAAAATATCCCGAATTAGATGGgtttaataaattgattTCATTGCATAACGGTTATACAAATGCCTATACAGAAGATACCAGTACATCATACTTGTTTAGTATTGACTCGTCTTCTTTTGAAGCCGCACTTTCGATGTTTtctgaattttttaaatcacCTTTGTTTGATGAAAATTACGTCGAAAAAGAGCTTATGTCAATAGAAAACGAATTTAACTTCCGAAAAGATTCACTATTCTTTCGTTTTAATCATGTGACTCACGAGCTATCAGATAAAAGGAGTCTTTTTGGTAGATTTTCATACGGTAATATAGAAACTTTAAAAACAATACCAGAATCTCAGGGAATTAACCTTCGAGATgaagttattaaattttatcaaaaagaatataGTTCTAATAGAATGGTTTTGGCCTTAGCGAGTAATCATACATTGGATGAATTAACCCAATTTGCTTACAAGTacttttctaatattgaaaataaaaatttaccAGTAAATTCAATCAAAACGCCAATTCAAAACGGTAATTTAAACCCATTTAATACAATGATTAACCAACTGGTAGTTATTGAGACCTTGGATGATTCaagaattttgaaattaatattcccAATGAAAGAGTATATGGTTCAACACAAGAATAAAGTTAGAACTATGTATATTGATAAACTTATTAGTTTCGACAGACCTGGGAGTTTGGGCCATcatttaaaatcaaaaaaattgatattaaatatgGATTTCTCAATAATTGATGATAACTTGGGCTTTACAAATGCAGTTATTGGTTTCGAACTTACAATTGATGGAGagaaaaatattggatatattttattatcatttttctCTGTAATAAAATTTGCATCTAACAATGAATTTTCTAAAGAAATCTATGATGAAtggaagaatttaattgataTAAGCTTCAAATATGAAGATCCTACCTCAACTTCTGATCAAAGTGAAGAAATTGTCACATACTACATTAAACACGAATGCAAGCCTGAAGATGTTCTTTATTCAGACTACTATATGGATGAATTTGATCCGAATATATATAAGGAAATTAATTCTCAATTAACACCAGAAAATCTAATTATAACTTTGGAACGGCCtgatattgaagatttaattaatatgaatcaaaataatttcaataagtCTTGTAACTCTATTTCTTTTACGGAATTTGAAACCGttaattataatcattcaaaatatgGAATTGAAGacttaatttattcaaatattgtaTTGGATGATATTCGAATTGAAAAGTTTTCTAAAGCCAAATTCTTTACAAATACATTAAGCTCTTGTctgttattattactttctaATATCACTCAgaatttttcaattgaaaaatatggaCAATCTCTACCTACTTTAAATCCTTACATACCAAATGATTTTTCTGATAATTTAAACAATGTAAGTGATGAAAAGGTTCCATTAAGACTTTCTGAAGTAATTAAAAAGTATCAAGttcaatataaaaatagttctttcaaaatcaaCAATCATGAAATGggaaaatataataattttttttattatcctAATAAGAGTATTGTTTCGccaaaatcaataattcaatttagATTCATTTTCCCTTTGGATAAAATAACTGATaatttttcagaattttCAACAGATACAGTTACATTTAATTTACTTTTCATGCTTTTCTTGCATATATTTGGACTTGTTTTAACAAGaaatttctttgaaattttatctGCAACATATTCAATTGAACAGGATGATGTAAGGTTTATAAATGATTCTAGTAGAACAAaccaattaatattaacaacATTTGGGTTTTCAGATCacattgaagaaattacttctgaattaaaatcttttattcaaaatttttcaacatatattacaaataatgaCTTTGAATTGcaaaaagagaaatttttaattgacTTTAAAGGCCATATTTTAAATCCAACAATTTATTCTGAACTAAttgaaatgaataataaactaTTTTTTAATCAAGACTATTCTCTTGAAACCCGATTATCTCGACTTGAAACtataaattttgaagaatttattaaattttcagaattttatttaaataattacaaaCTGGAAGGATTTATACTTGGAAATTTAAATCCATTGCAATCTATTAACATAGTTAATGCAATTTCGACTACATCTTCATTAGAAAATGGAAATTCAAGtgtaatttcaaattataatttactTTCAATTTTATCTACCGGGGTAAATAAATCTGTAAAACTTCTTAGATTACTTTATTCTTCTATTACTGGTATTTTTATAAGTATGGATCACGAAGATCAAGATTATCTAAATGTTCAAGAACATTTGAGACCTTCTCCACCTTTACCAATGTCTAACTCAATAAGGGATTTCCAAAAATTGGATCCACTATCTTTGAAAAAAGGTACTAAAATTTACTCTTATTAtctttcaaaatcaaaaatctCAGTTAACAGTGCAATTTTTTTGAGAGTTTCAATAGGGTACGATTATATGAAGAATTATATTCtcacaaatattttgatttcaaTCATTTCAGAAGAATTCTTTACGGAAATTCGTACGAAAAAGCAGCTTGGATATGTAGTAAGTGCGAAATACGATATTATTGTTGATCATATATATGGAATCAACTTTAATGTTGTTTCttccaataaaaatatagaaaCATTAGCTAACAATGTGCTTGAATTTTGGGACGATTGGTTTTATCCAGATTCTAACAAAATTACTGAAACACTATTTAATGTAGCTAAAGAATCATTTATTGAAACTTTGAAGGaaaaaattgtaaatattaaagggttattttcatatttttctcGTGAAATAACAACTAAGACTTATGACTTTGATTGGAAGAAAAATTACATTGAATATGCAGAAAAACTTACATATCAATATTTCCTTGATTGGTTTAAGCAGATTTATGATAATTCTGTTCTTTTCATGTTTGCAATTCAATCACCTATTTCTGAGGAAAAAAGTGTTTTAGATACTTTATCTAACTTTGTTCCTCAAAATTTCACGAAACTCACTCCATCTGATTCTTTGTTCagtattgaaaatattagaaCATATAACCAGTGGAATGTTTTTAATGCAATATAA
- a CDS encoding peptidase'insulinase like peptidase', with translation MRIRNAFISTLILLVSFLHSKYNSPLIINVCFSKSKKLRKTNNFVLKGKIGDPFFIQVINDEKFIKPAKSDKQFRYIKLKNELEVFLVSHNDTKVSSANIVVKVGSYMEPDSFPGLAHYLEHLLFINTEKYPEFDGFNEFVLLHNGNFETYSLRSKARYRFNIDSPFFEVALSMFSEFFKSPLFDENYAEKELMSIDDEFNLCKYSKSTRFLLVMGELSDKRSFFGRFSYGNIETLKTIPESQGINLRDEVIKFYQKEYSSNRMVLALASNHTLDELTQFAYKYFSNIENKNLPVNSIKTPIQNGNLNPFNTMINQLVVIETLDDSRILKLIFPMKEYMVQHNNKARTLYIDKLISFDRPGSLGHHLKSKKLILDVYFSLIDDDLGFTNAVIGFELTIDGEKNIGYILLSFFSAIKFASNNEFSKEIYDEWRKLLYISFKYEDPTSTFDQCKEIVTYYIQYECKPEDVLYSDYYMDEFDPNIYKEINSQLTPENLIITLERPDIEDLINMNQNNFNKSCNSISFMEFETVYYNHPKYGIEDLIYSNIVLDDIRIEKFSKAKFFTNKLNSCLLLLLSNITQNFSIEKYGQSLPTLNPYIPNDFSDNLNNVSDEKVPLRLSEVIKKYQVQYKNSSFKINNHEMGKYNNFFYYPNKSIVSPKSIIQFRFIFPLDKITDNFSEFSTDTVTFNLLFLILTDIFGLVLKRNFSGILSATYSIELDDVRFISDSSRTNQLILTTFGFSDHIEEITSELKSFIQNFSTYITNNDFELQKEKLAINFKGYILNPTIYSELIEMKNKLFFNQDYSLETRLSRLETINFEEFIKFSEFYLNNYKLEGFILGNLNPLQSINIVNTISTTSSLENGNSSVISNYNLLSILSTGVNKSVKLLRLLYSSIIDIFISMDHEDQDYLNVQEHLRPSPPLPMSNSIKNFQKLDPLSLKKGSKIYSYYASNQRTKIDNTVLLIVAIGYNHLKNYILTNILTKIISDEFFIEMQIERQLGYVVEAKYEDIVDHVSGINFNIASYSHNVETLTEGILEFWSDWFSPDSNKITEAIFIRAKESFIQTLETPILNIKDLFLQFSQEISTKTYNFNLTSNHIDFAEKLTYQYFLNWFKKIYKNSNLFMLAVQSTISEESDIVNSLSNYVPQDFTKISPPCLLFSHENIRTYNQWDVFNAI, from the coding sequence atgcgAATCCGAAATGCATTTATTTCCACTTTAATTCTATTGGTCTCGTTTTTACATTCCAAATACAATTCACcactaataataaatgtatgtttttctaaatctaaaaaattaagaaaaacCAATAACTTTGTACTAAAAGGGAAAATCGGAGATCCTTTTTTTATACAGGTCATAAATGACgagaaatttattaagCCAGCAAAATCAGATAAACAGTTTAGATATATTAAGTTGAAAAATGAACTTGAAGTCTTTTTAGTTTCTCATAATGATACAAAAGTCTCATCTGCTAATATTGTTGTCAAGGTAGGAAGTTATATGGAGCCTGATTCTTTTCCTGGCTTGGCTCATTATCTGGAACatttactatttattaatactgAAAAGTATCCAGAATTTGATggatttaatgaatttgtaTTACTACATAATGGTAATTTTGAAACTTATTCATTGCGGTCTAAAGCTAGATACAGGTTTAATATAGACTCTCCTTTTTTTGAAGTCGCACTTTCGATGTTTtctgaattttttaaatcacCTTTGTTTGATGAGAATTACGCTGAAAAAGAGCTTATGTCAATAGATGACGAGTTTAACCTTTgtaaatattccaaatcaACACGTTTTCTCCTAGTAATGGGTGAGCTATCAGATAAAAGGAGTTTTTTTGGTAGATTTTCATACGGTAATATAGAAACTTTAAAAACAATACCAGAATCTCAGGGAATTAACCTTCGAGATgaagttattaaattttaccAAAAAGAATATAGTTCTAATAGAATGGTTTTGGCTTTAGCGAGTAATCATACATTGGATGAATTAACCCAATTTGCTTACAAGTacttttctaatattgaaaataaaaatttaccAGTAAATTCAATCAAAACGCCAATTCAAAACGGTAATTTAAACCCATTTAATACAATGATTAACCAACTGGTAGTTATTGAGACCTTGGATGATTCaagaattttgaaattaatattcccAATGAAAGAGTATATGGTTCAACACAATAATAAAGCTAGGACTTTGTATATTGATAAACTTATTAGTTTCGACAGACCTGGGAGCTTGGGCCATCATttgaaatcaaaaaaattgatattaGATGTGTACTTCTCATTAATTGATGATGACTTGGGCTTTACAAATGCAGTTATTGGTTTCGAACTTACAATTGATGGAGagaaaaatattggatatattttattatcatttttctCTGCAATAAAATTTGCATCTAACAATGAATTTTCTAAAGAAATCTATGATGAATGGAGGAAGTTACTTTATATAAGCTTCAAATATGAAGATCCTACATCAACTTTCGATCAGTGTAAAGAAATTGTCACATACTACATTCAATACGAATGCAAGCCTGAAGATGTTCTTTATTCAGACTACTATATGGATGAATTTGATCCGAATATATATAAGGAAATTAATTCTCAATTAACACCAGAAAATCTAATTATAACTTTGGAACGACCtgatattgaagatttaattaatatgaatcaaaataatttcaataagtCTTGTAACTCTATTTCTTTCATGGAATTTGAAACTGTTTATTACAATCATCCAAAATATGGAATTGAAGacttaatttattcaaatattgtaTTGGATGATATTCGAATTGAAAAGTTTTCTAAAGCCAAATTCtttacaaataaattaaactCTTGTctgttattattactttctaATATCACTCAgaatttttcaattgaaaaatatggaCAATCTCTACCTACTTTAAATCCTTACATACCAAATGATTTTTCTGATAATTTAAACAATGTAAGTGATGAAAAGGTTCCATTAAGACTTTCTGAAGTAATTAAAAAGTATCAAGttcaatataaaaatagttctttcaaaatcaaCAATCATGAAATGggaaaatataataattttttttattatcctAATAAGAGTATTGTTTCGccaaaatcaataattcaatttagATTCATTTTCCCTTTGGATAAAATAACTGATaatttttcagaattttCAACAGATACAGTTACATttaatttactatttttaataCTCACAGATATATTTGGACTTgttttaaaaagaaatttctcTGGAATTTTATCTGCAACATATTCAATTGAACTGGATGATGTAAGGTTTATAAGTGATTCTAGTAGAACAAaccaattaatattaacaacATTTGGATTTTCAGATCacattgaagaaattacttctgaattaaaatcttttattcaaaatttttcaacatatattacaaataatgaCTTTGAATTGCAAAAAGAGAAACTTGCAATCAACTTTAAAGGCtatattttaaatccaACAATTTATTCTGAACTAATTGAAATGAAGAATAAACTATTTTTTAATCAAGACTATTCTCTTGAAACCCGATTATCTCGACTTGAAACtataaattttgaagaatttattaaattttcagaattttatttaaataattacaaattAGAAGGATTTATACTTGGAAATTTAAATCCATTGCAATCTATTAACATAGTTAATACAATTTCGACTACATCTTCATTAGAAAATGGAAATTCAAGtgtaatttcaaattataatttactTTCAATTTTATCTACTGGGGTAAATAAATCTGTTAAACTTCTTAGATTACTTTATTCTtctattattgatatttttataagTATGGATCATGAAGATCAAGATTATCTAAATGTTCAAGAACATTTGAGACCTTCTCCACCTTTACCAATGTCTAACTCAATAAAgaatttccaaaaattgGATCCACTATCTCTTAAAAAAGGTTCCAAAATTTACTCTTATTATGCCTCGAACCAAAGAACTAAGATTGATAATACAGTTTTATTGATAGTGGCAATAGGATACAATCacttaaagaattatattctcacaaatattttgactaaaattatttcagatgaattttttattgaaatgCAAATAGAAAGGCAACTCGGATATGTAGTAGAAGCAAAATATGAAGATATTGTTGATCATGTCTctggaattaattttaatattgctTCCTATAGCCACAATGTAGAAACATTAACCGAAGGTATACTTGAATTTTGGAGCGATTGGTTTTCTCCAGATTCTAACAAAATTACTGAAgcaatatttattagagCTAAAGAATCGTTCATTCAAACTTTAGAAACGCccattttaaatataaaagacCTATTTTTACAATTTTCACAAGAAATATCAACTAAGACctataattttaatttgacAAGCAATCATATTGATTTTGCAGAGAAGCTTACgtatcaatattttttaaattggtttaaaaagatttacaaaaattctaatttattcatGCTTGCAGTTCAATCAACTATTTCCGAAGAAAGTGATATTGTAAATAGCTTATCTAACTATGTTCCACAAGACTTTACAAAAATATCCCCACCTTGCTTGCTTTTCAGTCATGAAAACATCAGGACTTATAACCAGTGGGATGTTTTTAATGCGATCTAA